Proteins encoded together in one Quercus lobata isolate SW786 chromosome 3, ValleyOak3.0 Primary Assembly, whole genome shotgun sequence window:
- the LOC115980084 gene encoding pentatricopeptide repeat-containing protein At3g24000, mitochondrial, which translates to MNKHIVILCTSKSTLYNAILHGKSCFGIPNKMSISTRFGSYATLASFTDFEASEGEEEDCCGSSSCIIQDKDLLRRSQIRNSPTGLHVLDLIDRGSLEANRALYNNLLKKCTHFVKVKEGRAVHSHIVHSQFKDDLVILNTILNMYAKCGALDDARKLFDEMPSKDMVTWTALISGYSQNDHAEDALVLFPQMLHFGFQPNQFTLSSLLKASGARPNDKHGRQVHAFCLKYGYDSNVYVGSSLVDMYARFNLINEARVVFDGLVSKNEVSWNALIAGHARKGEGEHALSMFREMQRADFKPTHFTYSSVFSVCASTGSLEQGKWIHAHVIKSGGKLVSFVGNTLLYMYAKSGSIEDAKKVFDRLVKQELVSWNSMLTGYAQHGLGKESVQWFEEMLSIGIEPNHVTFLCVLSACSHAGLLDEGLYYFELMKKHMIEPRVSHYVTIVDLLGRAGLLDRALKFIREMPIEPTAAVWKALLGACRMHKNMELGAYAAEHVFELDPYDSGPHVLLSNIYASAGRWGDVAKVRRMMKESGVKKEPACSWVEIENAVHLFVANDDAHPQREDIYRKWEEISGKIKEIGYVPDTSHVLLFVDQHEREVKLQYHSEKLALAFSLLKTPPGSPIRIKKNIRVCGDCHSAIKFVSKLVDREIIVRDTNRFHHFHDGSCSCRDYW; encoded by the coding sequence ATGAACAAGCATATAGTTATATTGTGTACTAGTAAATCTACCTTGTACAATGCAATTTTACATGGTAAAAGCTGTTTTGGAATTCCAAACAAAATGTCAATATCTACGCGGTTTGGGTCATATGCAACTCTAGCTAGTTTCACTGATTTCGAGGCCtcagaaggagaagaagaagattgttgtGGCTCTAGTTCTTGCATCATACAAGACAAGGACCTTCTCCGCAGGAGCCAGATCCGTAATTCCCCTACGGGGCTTCATGTACTTGACTTAATTGATCGTGGTTCATTGGAAGCCAATCGTGCTCTATACAATAATTTGCTAAAGAAAtgtacccattttgtgaaggtTAAAGAAGGAAGAGCTGTGCACTCCCACATTGTACATTCCCAGTTCAAGGATGACCTTGTTATTCTTAATACCATTCTCAACATGTATGCCAAGTGTGGTGCTTTGGATGATGCTCGTAAACTGTTTGACGAAATGCCTAGTAAAGACATGGTCACTTGGACTGCCTTGATTTCTGGCTATTCTCAGAATGATCATGCTGAGGATGCACTTGTTTTGTTTCCTCAGATGCTTCACTTTGGCTTTCAACCAAATCAATTCACTTTGTCTAGCTTGTTAAAGGCTTCTGGGGCCAGGCCTAATGATAAACATGGTCGACAAGTTCATGCCTTTTGTTTAAAGTATGGTTATGATTCCAATGTTTATGTGGGGAGTTCTCTTGTGGACATGTATGCTAGATTTAATCTAATAAATGAAGCCCGAGTAGTCTTTGATGGGTTGGTAAGCAAGAACGAGGTATCGTGGAATGCTTTGATTGCTGGGCATGCTAGGAAGGGTGAAGGAGAGCATGCTTTAAGTATGTTTCGGGAGATGCAGAGAGCAGATTTTAAACCAACTCATTTCACCTATTCGAGTGTGTTTAGTGTTTGTGCAAGCACTGGATCTCTTGAGCAAGGCAAATGGATTCATGCACATGTGATAAAATCAGGGGGTAAGCTTGTTTCTTTTGTAGGAAACACTCTTCTTTACATGTACGCAAAATCAGGAAGCATTGAGGATGCAAAAAAGGTGTTTGATAGATTGGTGAAACAAGAGTTGGTTTCTTGGAATTCAATGCTCACTGGATATGCACAACATGGGCTCGGGAAGGAAAGTGTGCAATGGTTTGAAGAAATGTTAAGTATAGGAATTGAACCTAATCACGTAACCTTCCTTTGTGTTCTTTCTGCTTGTAGCCATGCCGGGCTTTTAGATGAAggactatattattttgaattgatgAAGAAGCACATGATTGAACCACGAGTTTCACATTATGTGACAATTGTTGATCTTCTTGGTCGAGCTGGTCTTCTTGATCGAGCCTTGAAATTCATAAGAGAAATGCCTATTGAACCCACAGCAGCAGTTTGGAAAGCCTTACTTGGTGCTTGTAGGATGCATAAGAATATGGAGTTAGGTGCTTATGCTGCTGAACATGTTTTTGAGCTTGATCCATATGATTCAGGGCCCCATGTGTTGCTCTCTAATATCTATGCCTCTGCTGGAAGATGGGGTGATGTTGCGAAAGTGAGAAGGATGATGAAAGAGAGCGGGGTGAAGAAGGAGCCTGCTTGTAGTTGGGTGGAGATTGAGAATGCAGTCCATTTGTTTGTGGCAAATGATGATGCCCACCCACAAAGAGAGGATATCTATAGGAAATGGGAAGAGATCAGTGGGAAGATCAAGGAGATTGGATATGTCCCAGACACTAGCCATGTGCTTTTGTTTGTGGATCAGCACGAGAGGGAAGTAAAGTTGCAGTACCATAGTGAGAAGCTTGCTCTAGCATTTTCCCTTCTCAAAACTCCTCCAGGTTCTCCTATAcgaatcaagaaaaatattagaGTTTGTGGTGATTGTCATTCAGCAATCAAGTTTGTGTCAAAGTTGGTGGACAGAGAAATCATTGTGAGAGATACCAATCGGTTCCATCATTTCCATGATGGTTCATGTTCTTGCAGGGACTACTGGTAG
- the LOC115980085 gene encoding anaphase-promoting complex subunit 11: MKVKLLRFQTEWHGVASWTWDAQDETCGICRMAFDGCCPDCKLPGDDCPLIWGACNHAFHLHCILKWVNSQTSQAHCPMCRREWQFKE; the protein is encoded by the exons ATGAAAGTCAAGCTCTTAC GCTTTCAAACAGA GTGGCATGGTGTTGCTTCATGGACTTGGGATGCCCAGGATGAAACATGTGGCATCTGTAGGATGGCATTTGATGGTTGTTGTCCTGATTGTAAGCTTCCTGGGGATGATTGCCCACTAA TTTGGGGTGCATGCAACCATGCGTTCCATCTTCATTGCATCTTGAAATGGGTGAATTCACAGACCTCGCAAGCACATTGCCCAATGTGCCGTAGGGAATGGCAGTtcaaagaatga